A window from Pyrococcus yayanosii CH1 encodes these proteins:
- the rimI gene encoding ribosomal protein S18-alanine N-acetyltransferase — MEETVVRDKRARKKIPINLVTIRPAKLFDIPYIMRVEHLSFREKYPRGIFLTFLEANPDTFLVAEYNGKVIGYVMGYLRPDMEGHIMSIAVDPEYRGNGIGKALMIAVIERLLKKGARWIGLEVRVSNERAIRLYERLGFRKVKRIIGYYSDGEDAYYMVLPAEEWRGN, encoded by the coding sequence ATGGAAGAAACGGTGGTCAGGGACAAAAGGGCCCGGAAGAAGATACCCATTAATCTCGTCACAATTAGACCGGCAAAACTCTTCGACATACCCTACATAATGAGGGTAGAGCACCTATCCTTCCGGGAGAAGTATCCGAGGGGAATATTCCTCACGTTCCTTGAGGCCAATCCCGACACCTTCCTTGTGGCCGAGTACAATGGAAAGGTTATAGGCTACGTAATGGGTTACCTAAGGCCCGACATGGAGGGCCACATAATGAGCATAGCGGTCGACCCGGAGTACAGGGGGAACGGCATAGGAAAGGCCCTGATGATAGCCGTGATAGAGCGACTCCTCAAGAAGGGAGCCAGATGGATAGGGCTAGAAGTGAGGGTAAGTAACGAGAGAGCGATAAGACTCTACGAAAGGCTCGGCTTCCGGAAGGTCAAGCGAATTATAGGCTACTACTCAGATGGTGAAGATGCCTATTATATGGTGCTCCCGGCCGAGGAGTGGAGGGGGAACTAA
- the endA gene encoding tRNA-intron lyase produces the protein MKEPIEFRLSGDRVFSEREKAINQLHNNRGYGEVIEGKLFLSLVEAAYLLEKGKIRVLDGDRELSLEELFDLGRKRDEDFDVKFLVYRDLRERGYIVKSGLKFGSHYRVYRRGSEHSDWLVWVVRENAKLSPNDITARIRVAHGVRKSMVMAVVDEDGDVVYYRIEWVKF, from the coding sequence ATGAAGGAGCCAATAGAGTTCAGGCTAAGTGGCGACAGGGTCTTCAGCGAGAGAGAGAAGGCGATAAATCAGCTACACAACAACCGAGGCTACGGGGAGGTCATCGAGGGAAAGCTCTTCCTCTCGCTCGTCGAGGCGGCATACCTTTTGGAGAAGGGGAAGATAAGAGTACTGGATGGAGACAGGGAGCTCTCGCTTGAGGAGCTCTTTGATCTTGGTCGGAAGCGTGATGAGGACTTTGACGTGAAGTTTCTCGTTTATAGGGATCTAAGGGAGAGGGGCTACATCGTTAAATCCGGCCTTAAGTTCGGCTCCCACTACCGCGTTTATAGGAGAGGATCAGAGCACTCGGACTGGCTCGTTTGGGTGGTGCGGGAGAACGCCAAGCTGAGCCCTAATGACATAACTGCCCGTATCAGAGTGGCCCACGGTGTCAGGAAGAGCATGGTTATGGCTGTGGTTGACGAGGATGGGGATGTAGTATATTACAGAATCGAGTGGGTGAAGTTTTAA
- a CDS encoding Rossmann-like domain-containing protein — MFIGSIKRKVLKLSRGLELADFSFGLPYTWVLVRDDSGKSALGVAMTLSEEVGRYESSLEEITLPALIERADSLNAIERTLGLAAMNAVCQYHFSLEDAELRDIVEIVPENVERVAVIGNIEPVVEVLRRKGKNVYVFERNPKLWTKDTLSDALEYVLLPEMEAIIASATSLVNGTFDMLIDRSKNAKTFILVGPTGGLLPEFFRDTGVTHVASMKAVDINKALLGLKLGSFKAFERGCVKYVCSP, encoded by the coding sequence GTGTTCATAGGCTCGATTAAAAGAAAGGTCTTAAAGCTCTCCCGTGGGCTTGAGCTCGCTGATTTTTCCTTCGGCCTGCCATACACGTGGGTTCTCGTCAGAGATGACAGTGGAAAATCGGCGCTCGGCGTCGCTATGACCCTTAGCGAGGAGGTGGGAAGGTACGAAAGCTCCCTCGAAGAGATAACCCTCCCGGCCTTAATAGAGCGGGCGGACTCACTCAACGCCATCGAGAGGACCCTTGGTCTGGCTGCTATGAACGCCGTCTGCCAGTACCACTTCTCCCTTGAGGACGCGGAGCTCAGGGACATAGTTGAGATTGTGCCCGAGAACGTGGAAAGAGTGGCCGTGATTGGAAACATCGAGCCTGTTGTTGAAGTTCTAAGGAGGAAGGGAAAGAATGTCTATGTTTTCGAGAGGAACCCCAAGCTGTGGACCAAAGACACACTCAGCGACGCCCTTGAGTACGTTCTTCTTCCGGAGATGGAGGCAATAATAGCGAGCGCCACCAGCCTTGTGAACGGAACCTTCGACATGCTCATTGACAGGAGCAAAAACGCCAAGACGTTCATCCTCGTTGGCCCAACTGGAGGACTGCTCCCCGAGTTTTTCAGAGATACAGGAGTGACGCACGTTGCCTCTATGAAGGCGGTAGATATCAATAAAGCCCTTCTGGGCCTCAAACTTGGCTCGTTTAAGGCCTTCGAAAGGGGATGTGTGAAGTACGTTTGCTCCCCTTAG
- a CDS encoding ABC transporter ATP-binding protein produces MLCVEGLSFSYGQRRVLKSVNLSVERGLTCLLGPNGAGKTTLLKCIAGILRPETGRVIVDGRDITGLPRREVSKLITYSPQEFSSTFPYTVFQMVLMGRNPYINPIEGPRKEDEEAALQALRTLGLEKLKNRPFTELSGGERRLVMIARAVAQGGRVLLFDEPTSFPDFKNKYEVMSIIKSLSEKKPVLVSLHDPNLALTYSERAFLLKNGKIIAGGRAEEVITPQNLSVLYDIPVERVTAEIMVPREVVP; encoded by the coding sequence ATGCTGTGCGTTGAGGGACTGAGCTTCTCCTACGGCCAGAGGCGGGTTTTAAAGAGCGTAAACCTTTCGGTGGAGAGAGGACTCACCTGCCTCCTCGGGCCGAACGGCGCTGGCAAGACTACCCTCCTGAAGTGCATAGCAGGAATACTGAGACCCGAAACAGGGCGCGTGATCGTGGATGGCAGGGACATAACGGGGCTTCCACGGAGGGAAGTCTCGAAGCTGATAACGTATTCACCGCAGGAGTTCTCATCAACCTTCCCCTACACGGTCTTCCAGATGGTTCTTATGGGGAGAAACCCTTACATCAACCCAATCGAGGGGCCAAGAAAAGAGGATGAAGAAGCCGCGCTCCAGGCCTTAAGAACCCTCGGCCTCGAAAAGCTAAAAAACAGGCCCTTCACTGAGCTCAGCGGCGGTGAGAGGAGACTTGTCATGATAGCCCGCGCGGTGGCTCAGGGGGGAAGGGTTTTACTCTTCGACGAGCCAACTTCTTTCCCCGATTTTAAAAACAAGTACGAGGTGATGTCCATCATAAAATCCCTCTCCGAGAAAAAGCCCGTCCTCGTTTCACTCCACGACCCGAACCTCGCCCTGACGTACTCCGAGAGGGCGTTTCTGCTCAAGAACGGGAAGATAATAGCCGGGGGCAGGGCGGAAGAGGTGATAACTCCACAGAACCTCTCAGTTCTTTATGACATCCCGGTTGAAAGGGTTACCGCCGAGATAATGGTTCCCCGGGAGGTGGTACCATGA
- a CDS encoding TldD/PmbA family protein, which yields MSVSPYFAGMIAHEALGHLAEADQLPNTPLAKKLGEQIAPEFVSLSDGNVENGHGNDRYDDEGVPVRKVEILKDGIFNEPLLDRERAYELGVSPNGHARAESYAFEPMVRMRNTYFEPGDWSFEELVSEVKHGYYLVRPGPGQTGVDSSFTVGVLEGYTIENGEIGEPIFNATATGRALDALPGIRGLGKELDFENTYCGKGQVVRVSMGGPHVLFERGIRVV from the coding sequence GTGAGCGTCTCCCCTTACTTTGCCGGGATGATTGCCCACGAGGCTCTCGGTCACTTGGCTGAGGCAGACCAACTGCCGAACACGCCTTTAGCCAAAAAGCTCGGGGAGCAGATTGCACCGGAGTTTGTTAGCTTAAGCGACGGGAACGTCGAGAACGGCCACGGGAACGATAGATACGATGACGAAGGCGTCCCAGTCAGAAAAGTTGAAATCCTGAAGGATGGAATCTTCAACGAGCCCCTCTTGGACAGGGAGAGGGCTTATGAGCTCGGGGTTTCCCCGAACGGTCACGCGAGGGCCGAGAGCTACGCCTTTGAGCCAATGGTGAGGATGAGGAACACCTACTTTGAGCCCGGTGACTGGTCCTTCGAGGAGCTTGTTTCCGAGGTTAAGCACGGCTACTACCTCGTCCGCCCTGGACCGGGACAGACAGGAGTGGACTCGTCTTTCACCGTTGGTGTCCTCGAGGGATACACAATCGAGAACGGTGAAATTGGGGAGCCAATATTCAACGCCACGGCCACCGGGAGGGCTCTGGATGCACTTCCCGGAATCCGGGGACTCGGGAAGGAGCTCGACTTCGAGAATACCTACTGCGGGAAGGGCCAGGTGGTTAGGGTGAGCATGGGCGGGCCACACGTTCTCTTCGAGAGGGGAATAAGGGTGGTGTGA
- a CDS encoding TldD/PmbA family protein codes for MEQEIYRLREERKGVSLEGSFKPFAKVREFTAVRLIENGKMGSALAEGEGEAEAFRLARETLRFSSEEDYRLPTGHKSRWKRAFEIDVGDLAGELSALAGELKGISLSGTVELITRRFSVESTAGADVEGSYSFLRAELEIGGGLSFQVSAGSASKTELIEFIKPYLELIDRLDEIAPPKGKVEVVFAPTPLYTLLLPPVLWKFRGRTVVNSPGMEAKEGKVLASPLVTVLDDPLDEGSLRYVKADDEGVKARKNFLIEKGIAKGLLWDSYTAWKAGKESTGNGIRIEEEVFDGPHNLTLAPGRETLERMIEEVEKGFLALGLRGANALDPVTGNFSVVVTPALIIERGEVKGFSRFELKGNVWELLKTTTGVGSELTRVWLDEGLSLSLPFLRTEVVV; via the coding sequence ATGGAGCAGGAAATTTACAGGTTGCGTGAGGAGCGGAAGGGTGTCTCCCTTGAGGGAAGCTTTAAGCCCTTTGCCAAGGTTAGGGAGTTCACGGCGGTCAGGCTCATCGAAAACGGAAAAATGGGCTCGGCGCTTGCAGAAGGCGAGGGCGAGGCAGAGGCTTTTAGGCTTGCCCGCGAGACACTTCGCTTTTCCAGTGAAGAGGACTACAGGCTCCCAACTGGCCACAAATCCCGCTGGAAGAGGGCGTTTGAAATTGACGTTGGCGACCTTGCCGGAGAGCTCTCCGCGCTGGCCGGCGAGCTGAAGGGCATTTCCCTCTCGGGTACGGTGGAGCTCATAACGAGGCGCTTCTCGGTGGAGAGCACCGCGGGAGCTGACGTTGAGGGTTCATATTCCTTCCTGAGAGCCGAGCTCGAAATCGGGGGTGGGCTTTCCTTTCAGGTTTCCGCGGGCTCGGCTTCAAAAACGGAACTAATTGAGTTCATTAAGCCATATCTCGAGCTTATCGATAGGCTCGATGAAATCGCGCCCCCAAAAGGGAAAGTTGAGGTGGTCTTTGCCCCAACGCCACTTTACACCCTTCTTCTCCCCCCAGTCCTCTGGAAGTTTCGGGGAAGAACAGTTGTGAACTCACCGGGGATGGAGGCGAAGGAAGGGAAAGTCTTGGCCTCGCCTCTCGTGACGGTTCTTGATGATCCTCTCGACGAGGGTTCGCTCCGCTACGTTAAGGCAGACGATGAAGGGGTTAAGGCGAGAAAAAACTTTCTCATTGAGAAAGGCATTGCTAAAGGACTCTTATGGGACAGCTACACCGCCTGGAAGGCAGGGAAGGAAAGCACGGGCAACGGAATAAGAATAGAAGAGGAGGTTTTCGATGGTCCACACAACCTGACGCTTGCACCGGGAAGAGAAACCCTTGAGCGGATGATAGAAGAGGTGGAGAAGGGCTTTTTGGCCCTTGGCCTCAGGGGGGCAAATGCACTCGACCCAGTGACAGGCAACTTTTCAGTCGTCGTAACGCCTGCCCTAATAATCGAGAGGGGTGAGGTTAAGGGCTTCTCCCGCTTTGAACTCAAGGGGAACGTCTGGGAACTGCTCAAAACCACCACGGGAGTTGGGAGCGAGCTTACAAGGGTGTGGCTCGACGAAGGGCTCTCGCTATCCCTACCCTTCCTGAGGACGGAGGTGGTTGTGTGA
- a CDS encoding class I SAM-dependent methyltransferase has product MRETLDNFHSKAVEVFKKAGDTEEELKWLTGSTLALFPAHREEVRLRLRTMEEIVRRAEGKILDVGSGSGLLALALSEKGTVIGVEKRADFFPFLRELESGDLRFIRADFLSDDVGRDFDTVVFSYTLHDLEPESFIKRAADVLSPGGRILVGDFDLNGLREKVKELTGLYGLLVSEELVLGWATSHGRECDAFLLVLKKQGG; this is encoded by the coding sequence GTGAGAGAAACCCTGGATAACTTCCACTCCAAAGCCGTCGAAGTGTTTAAAAAAGCAGGTGACACGGAGGAGGAACTCAAGTGGCTCACCGGTTCGACACTAGCCCTGTTTCCTGCTCACAGGGAGGAGGTCAGGCTGAGGCTTAGAACCATGGAGGAAATCGTACGGCGGGCAGAAGGGAAAATCCTCGACGTTGGTTCCGGTTCCGGACTGCTTGCCCTCGCGCTCTCCGAGAAGGGAACCGTCATCGGAGTCGAAAAGAGGGCCGACTTCTTTCCCTTCCTTCGGGAACTTGAGAGCGGAGACCTTAGGTTTATCCGGGCAGATTTCCTCAGCGACGACGTTGGGCGGGACTTTGACACCGTGGTCTTCTCCTACACCCTCCACGACCTTGAACCGGAGTCGTTCATAAAACGGGCCGCTGACGTTCTCTCGCCCGGTGGCAGAATCCTCGTCGGCGACTTCGACCTTAATGGGTTGAGAGAAAAGGTAAAGGAGCTCACCGGGCTTTATGGGCTCCTCGTGAGTGAGGAGCTCGTCCTCGGATGGGCAACGAGTCACGGTAGGGAGTGCGATGCGTTCCTGCTCGTTCTCAAAAAACAGGGAGGCTGA
- a CDS encoding carbon-nitrogen hydrolase family protein — MRVALIPMKVEAGNFEANWREFEKRFGEALKHDPDFVVFPEYCLTGFEEWDFSGAELYGEIVEWVSRLARKAGVYVVFGLLEPYKNCVYNSALLIGRNGEILLKHRKFQEPYKFCTGNTVRTARTEFGKAAIIICGDLYNKRIAKWVRKKRPDFIFIPMEYSPDYGEPNEEDVKAMSERAELLGVRTFIVNSYPPGGAWVFDGDGNLLAESRGDKMLVWEEKRD, encoded by the coding sequence ATGAGGGTCGCTCTAATCCCTATGAAGGTTGAGGCTGGAAACTTTGAGGCCAACTGGCGGGAGTTTGAGAAGCGCTTTGGGGAGGCCCTGAAACATGACCCTGACTTCGTTGTCTTCCCGGAGTACTGTTTAACTGGCTTTGAGGAGTGGGACTTCAGCGGGGCGGAGCTTTACGGCGAGATAGTTGAGTGGGTGAGCCGGCTTGCCAGGAAGGCGGGTGTTTACGTCGTCTTCGGCCTTTTGGAACCCTACAAAAACTGCGTCTACAATTCAGCTTTGCTGATCGGCCGGAACGGGGAAATCCTGCTGAAGCACCGCAAGTTTCAAGAACCTTACAAGTTCTGCACCGGCAATACAGTAAGAACTGCAAGAACTGAGTTTGGAAAGGCCGCGATAATCATCTGCGGCGACCTCTACAACAAGAGGATAGCGAAGTGGGTTCGGAAAAAGAGACCGGACTTCATCTTTATACCGATGGAGTACTCGCCGGACTACGGCGAGCCGAACGAGGAGGATGTGAAGGCAATGTCCGAGCGGGCTGAACTCCTCGGTGTTAGGACATTCATAGTCAACAGCTACCCGCCGGGCGGGGCTTGGGTCTTCGATGGGGACGGGAACCTGCTGGCTGAGAGCAGGGGAGATAAAATGTTGGTGTGGGAAGAAAAGCGGGATTAG
- a CDS encoding DUF2202 domain-containing protein has translation MIEEEKLAHDVYIKLYEKWGLPIFNNIAKSETTHVESVRLLLKKYNLTDPTTSRGIGEFQNRDLQNLYNQLVEQGMKSEIDALKVGAYIEEIDIIDLQERIAQTDKIDIITVYENLMMGSRNHLRAFVKTLSNYGVTYEPQVLPKDEFEAIINSPMETGQGRGGKP, from the coding sequence ATGATCGAGGAGGAGAAGCTGGCGCACGACGTTTACATCAAACTCTACGAGAAGTGGGGGCTTCCAATATTCAACAACATCGCCAAGAGCGAAACCACCCATGTTGAGTCCGTCAGACTGCTCCTGAAAAAGTACAACCTGACCGATCCAACCACCAGTAGGGGGATTGGTGAGTTCCAGAACAGAGACCTGCAGAACCTGTACAATCAACTCGTTGAGCAGGGGATGAAAAGTGAAATAGATGCGCTCAAAGTCGGCGCTTACATAGAGGAAATTGACATAATCGACCTGCAGGAGAGGATAGCACAGACTGACAAAATAGACATCATAACCGTCTACGAGAACCTCATGATGGGCTCAAGGAATCACCTGAGGGCCTTCGTGAAAACACTTTCAAATTACGGGGTAACCTACGAGCCGCAGGTTCTGCCGAAGGACGAGTTCGAGGCGATAATCAATAGCCCGATGGAGACAGGTCAAGGGAGGGGCGGCAAGCCCTAA
- a CDS encoding glycine C-acetyltransferase, whose product MGKLDWITEELKELKEKGLYVTIRVLQSAQGPWVVVDGKRVLNMCSNNYLGLAAHPKIKEAAIRAILDYGVGAGAVRTIAGTMELHVELEEKLAKFKKREAAILFQSGYNANLGSISALLRKGEDGVFISEELNHASIIDGMRLSGAPKVIYKHIDMDDLKKKLEENKDKKKKIIVTDGVFSMDGDLAPLPEIVELAEQYDAIVYVDDAHGEGVLGEHGRGIVDHFKLHDRVDFEMGTLSKAFGVIGGYVAGPEEAIEYLKQRARPFLFSSAMNPPDVAAAIAAVEILQKSDELVKKLWDNTHFLQKGLRDLGYDLGNTKHPITPVMLYDEKLAQEFSKRLYDEYNIFAQAIVYPTVPLGTARIRLEPSAAHTKEDLQYVIDAFEDLGKKTGFLK is encoded by the coding sequence ATGGGGAAGCTTGACTGGATTACCGAGGAGCTTAAGGAGCTCAAGGAGAAGGGCCTCTACGTAACCATAAGGGTTCTCCAAAGCGCCCAGGGACCATGGGTCGTCGTTGATGGCAAGAGAGTTCTCAACATGTGTTCCAACAACTATCTCGGCCTCGCAGCCCACCCGAAGATTAAGGAGGCTGCCATAAGGGCTATCCTTGACTATGGCGTCGGTGCCGGAGCCGTTAGGACGATTGCAGGGACCATGGAGCTTCACGTCGAGCTAGAAGAGAAATTGGCTAAGTTCAAGAAGAGGGAAGCGGCAATACTCTTCCAGAGCGGTTACAATGCGAATCTTGGTTCAATAAGTGCCCTCCTTAGGAAGGGGGAGGATGGCGTCTTTATCAGCGAGGAGCTCAACCATGCGAGCATAATCGACGGAATGCGCCTCAGCGGCGCTCCTAAGGTTATCTACAAGCACATAGACATGGACGACCTCAAGAAGAAGCTGGAGGAGAACAAGGATAAGAAGAAGAAAATCATCGTCACTGACGGAGTCTTCTCGATGGACGGCGACCTCGCTCCCCTGCCGGAGATAGTTGAGCTTGCCGAGCAGTACGATGCAATAGTTTACGTAGACGATGCCCACGGTGAGGGTGTCCTTGGAGAGCATGGCCGTGGAATAGTAGACCACTTCAAGCTCCACGATCGCGTTGATTTCGAGATGGGTACACTAAGCAAGGCCTTTGGAGTAATAGGCGGCTACGTCGCCGGACCTGAGGAGGCTATAGAGTATCTCAAGCAGAGGGCGAGGCCGTTTCTATTTTCAAGTGCCATGAACCCACCTGACGTTGCCGCGGCGATAGCGGCCGTAGAGATACTTCAGAAGAGTGATGAGCTCGTCAAGAAGCTCTGGGATAACACTCACTTCCTCCAGAAAGGTTTGAGAGACCTCGGCTACGACCTCGGCAACACCAAGCACCCGATAACGCCGGTCATGCTCTACGACGAGAAGCTTGCCCAGGAGTTCAGCAAACGCCTATATGACGAGTACAACATCTTCGCGCAGGCGATTGTTTATCCGACCGTCCCGCTCGGAACGGCGAGAATAAGGCTTGAGCCTTCAGCGGCCCACACTAAGGAAGATCTCCAGTACGTCATCGATGCCTTCGAGGATCTGGGCAAAAAGACCGGCTTTTTGAAGTGA
- the hisS gene encoding histidine--tRNA ligase, protein MAGIERVRGTRDFSPEEMAKRRWVFERIREVFELYGFKEILTPTLEYTKLFQLRSGEEVVKQLYAFKDKGGRDVSLRPDMTSSVARLFVNEFQNAPKPIKWYYIANMFRYEEPQSGRYREFWQAGVELIGSDRVEADAEVIALLVESYLATRLKDFTVNIGDRVLLDEFARELGVEDDVGLMRLVDKKDKMSREDFIKALRDFGLDDGSVEKVLSLIEMKGKPDDVLPKAEELFRSEKARAEIERLYELVDLLEAYGVGDFILIDLGIARGLDYYTSVVFEAIAPNDIGIGSIGGGGRYDNLIEVFGGKPTPATGFAIGIERLIPILEWKGLLPEPKLGAEVYVIPIGDDPEVRRAALKITAELRRAGVRADHELMGRKLRKALDYAGRLGVPYVVLVGKKDLAEGRVTVRDMESGEQRTVEIDKVDEEVLGLLRR, encoded by the coding sequence ATGGCGGGAATAGAGAGAGTAAGGGGAACGCGGGACTTCTCTCCAGAGGAGATGGCGAAGAGGCGATGGGTTTTCGAGAGAATAAGGGAAGTCTTCGAGCTCTATGGGTTCAAAGAGATTCTAACACCCACCCTCGAGTACACTAAGCTCTTCCAGCTGAGAAGTGGGGAGGAGGTCGTCAAGCAGCTCTACGCTTTCAAGGATAAGGGTGGCCGCGATGTATCCCTGAGACCCGATATGACGTCAAGCGTCGCCCGTCTCTTCGTCAATGAGTTCCAGAATGCTCCAAAGCCCATCAAGTGGTATTACATCGCCAACATGTTTCGATACGAGGAGCCCCAGAGCGGTCGCTACAGGGAGTTCTGGCAGGCCGGTGTTGAGCTGATAGGAAGCGATAGAGTGGAGGCGGACGCAGAGGTCATAGCACTCCTCGTGGAGAGCTACCTTGCTACCAGACTGAAGGACTTCACGGTGAACATAGGAGACAGGGTTTTGCTCGACGAATTCGCAAGAGAGCTCGGTGTCGAGGACGATGTAGGTTTGATGAGACTCGTAGACAAGAAAGACAAGATGAGCCGGGAGGACTTCATTAAGGCTTTAAGGGATTTCGGCCTCGACGATGGAAGCGTTGAGAAAGTTCTCTCGCTAATCGAAATGAAAGGCAAGCCCGATGACGTTCTGCCAAAGGCAGAGGAGCTCTTCAGGAGCGAGAAGGCCAGAGCGGAGATTGAACGCCTCTACGAGCTCGTTGACCTGCTTGAGGCTTACGGCGTCGGAGATTTCATCCTGATAGATCTCGGTATAGCAAGGGGCCTCGACTACTACACGAGCGTCGTCTTCGAGGCGATAGCGCCCAATGACATCGGCATAGGGTCGATAGGTGGTGGCGGCCGCTACGATAACCTCATAGAGGTCTTTGGAGGGAAGCCTACACCTGCCACGGGCTTTGCCATAGGGATAGAGAGGCTAATCCCAATACTGGAGTGGAAGGGCCTCCTTCCGGAGCCGAAGTTGGGGGCAGAGGTTTATGTGATACCCATTGGAGACGACCCAGAAGTCAGGAGAGCGGCCCTTAAGATAACGGCGGAGCTCAGGAGGGCAGGGGTTAGGGCGGACCACGAGCTCATGGGTAGGAAGCTTAGGAAGGCCCTCGACTACGCTGGAAGGCTCGGCGTTCCCTACGTCGTTCTCGTCGGAAAGAAGGACCTTGCAGAGGGAAGGGTGACGGTAAGGGACATGGAGAGCGGCGAGCAGAGAACAGTGGAAATTGACAAGGTTGATGAAGAGGTTTTAGGGTTACTCAGGAGATAG